A part of Alkalispirochaeta americana genomic DNA contains:
- a CDS encoding nucleotide pyrophosphohydrolase — MTAEKLMQRIVAFRDRRDWQQFHTKENLAKSVSIEAGELLELFQWGEKPPDDKLADEIADVLIYCFLLAKEIGRDPLALMEQKLARNEERFPVDRVRGNNGKATRVDPGVSEKAEI; from the coding sequence ATGACCGCAGAAAAACTAATGCAACGTATTGTAGCATTCCGCGACAGGCGCGACTGGCAGCAATTTCACACCAAAGAAAATCTTGCTAAATCGGTATCGATAGAGGCCGGTGAGCTGCTGGAGTTATTTCAGTGGGGCGAAAAGCCGCCGGATGACAAGCTCGCTGATGAGATCGCCGATGTTCTAATCTACTGTTTTCTGCTGGCAAAGGAGATTGGGCGGGATCCGCTGGCGCTGATGGAGCAAAAGCTTGCACGAAATGAGGAGCGATTCCCCGTGGATCGGGTCAGGGGGAACAACGGTAAGGCCACGCGGGTGGATCCAGGAGTGTCTGAGAAGGCAGAGATATGA
- a CDS encoding PEP/pyruvate-binding domain-containing protein — MMVLWIRTPPAVTVCTPRFAGLALLVNPVLWRRKEPRGRNEQRQCTHARPRTIVLDSLTSDCIDLVGGKAVNLGEMLRAGLPVPSGFAISTDAYRAVVAEQNLDRSIQEILSHPPLLHRGFPRDCKSHCKTSDGSPALGGRTTNQQGRHHQGCSQWLNNNVFDRRSFVKGCRSLRLQRSTIRRYPLTHSLGEAEADFGEADYYHWICSPNQSR, encoded by the coding sequence ATGATGGTCCTCTGGATCCGGACACCCCCGGCTGTCACGGTTTGTACCCCCCGCTTCGCGGGTCTGGCATTGTTGGTTAACCCTGTGTTGTGGAGAAGAAAGGAACCCCGTGGACGGAACGAACAGCGCCAGTGCACTCACGCCAGACCCCGAACAATTGTGCTCGATTCGCTCACCAGCGACTGTATTGACCTCGTCGGGGGAAAGGCCGTTAATCTTGGCGAGATGCTTCGCGCGGGCCTGCCGGTGCCGTCCGGTTTCGCTATCTCAACCGATGCCTACCGTGCGGTTGTGGCGGAGCAGAACCTTGATCGGTCTATCCAGGAGATTCTCTCCCACCCCCCGCTCTTGCATCGCGGATTTCCCCGGGATTGCAAGAGCCATTGTAAGACCTCGGATGGGTCGCCTGCCCTTGGTGGAAGAACCACCAACCAGCAAGGGAGGCACCATCAAGGATGCTCACAATGGCTCAACAACAACGTATTCGATCGGCGTTCTTTCGTAAAGGGATGTCGGTCACTGAGATTGCAGAGGAGCACGATCCGGCGATACCCGCTGACGCATTCTCTGGGCGAGGCTGAGGCTGATTTTGGTGAGGCAGACTACTACCACTGGATATGCTCCCCCAACCAATCGAGGTGA
- a CDS encoding HEPN domain-containing protein, with translation MLPQPIEVIGFHAQQAAEKSLKAILVRAGITPPHTHNKLKSILIGSTHVHDSRRTS, from the coding sequence ATGCTCCCCCAACCAATCGAGGTGATTGGTTTTCACGCGCAGCAAGCTGCGGAAAAGAGTCTGAAAGCGATTCTGGTACGCGCCGGTATCACTCCGCCACACACGCACAACAAGCTCAAATCGATCTTGATCGGATCGACGCATGTGCACGACTCACGCCGAACGAGTTAA
- a CDS encoding ATP-binding protein produces the protein MVTNPVIPNGKIDSIFQRFSKTGLLIIDDFGLTPLNSDDRLSLLELLDDRYNTAGTIITGQVPIGAWHEIIGEPTIADAIMDRLAHTPWIFELKGGSRRRQTPSD, from the coding sequence ATGGTGACCAACCCCGTCATCCCGAACGGTAAGATAGACAGCATTTTCCAACGCTTCTCCAAGACCGGATTACTCATCATCGATGACTTCGGGCTCACTCCCCTGAACTCAGATGACCGCCTGTCGCTGCTTGAACTCCTGGACGACCGCTACAACACAGCCGGGACGATCATCACCGGCCAAGTTCCCATCGGTGCGTGGCATGAGATCATCGGAGAACCGACGATCGCCGATGCGATAATGGACCGTCTTGCCCACACGCCCTGGATATTCGAACTGAAAGGAGGGAGTAGACGGCGACAAACACCCTCAGATTGA
- a CDS encoding DUF2075 domain-containing protein produces MTTNRVVSYNFAPETLETLKNEQQYRNWPIIYILENRKQAYIGETTSALQRIRNHLANRERRIFSRIFLIKDEKFNKSATLDLEASLIEYISGDGTYTLQNSNRGLRNHNYYNRQYYEDLFREIWDELKSHNIVRHSIDDIQNSDLFKYSPYKALTDDQAEIVAELEGIITSNPESLSIIKGEPGSGKTILAIYLVKYLLSGDATAGLKIGIVLPQTSLRETVRQIFGSISGLKKNMVLGPNGVVKDEQKFDLLIVDEAHRLTRRQNLASYAAFDSAARKLGLDPGQTDQLDWILQKTRHAVLLYDSKQSVKPSDVAANRFSSLAPKSRQFVLQSQMRVLAGNRYTGYIDAILRQRNPQTESFPGYDLRLYTRLLPMIRDIQGLNEQHGLCRLAAGFAWDWISRDNPDVCDIEIEGCRLRWNSTTKNWINSPNAHREVGCIHTVQGYDLNYAGVIIGPEITMENGLLRYHPERYKDRHGKHKSLSPSRMVDYILNIYKTLMTRGIRGTFVYACDSRLSRYLSGYIPVYQQGQHEEAAEVAPDYSVE; encoded by the coding sequence ATGACGACGAACAGGGTTGTGAGTTACAATTTTGCCCCTGAAACCCTGGAGACGCTTAAGAATGAGCAACAGTATCGCAACTGGCCGATCATCTATATTCTGGAAAACCGCAAGCAGGCTTATATTGGCGAGACAACCAGTGCTCTGCAGCGCATCCGCAATCATTTGGCCAACCGCGAACGGCGAATCTTCAGCAGGATCTTCCTGATCAAGGATGAAAAGTTTAACAAGTCTGCTACCCTGGATCTTGAGGCCTCGCTTATCGAGTATATTTCCGGCGATGGCACCTACACCTTGCAGAACAGCAATCGGGGATTACGCAATCACAACTACTATAACCGCCAGTACTACGAGGATCTGTTTCGGGAGATCTGGGATGAACTCAAGAGCCATAATATTGTCCGTCACAGCATAGATGATATTCAGAACAGTGATCTGTTTAAGTACTCTCCCTACAAGGCTCTGACCGATGATCAGGCTGAAATCGTTGCCGAGCTGGAGGGAATCATTACCTCCAACCCGGAATCACTCAGCATCATCAAGGGTGAGCCGGGTTCGGGCAAGACTATTCTGGCGATCTATCTGGTAAAGTATCTGCTGTCGGGAGATGCTACGGCGGGACTCAAGATTGGTATAGTGCTGCCACAGACCTCGCTGCGCGAAACGGTGCGACAAATCTTTGGAAGCATCTCGGGGCTCAAAAAGAACATGGTGCTGGGCCCCAACGGGGTGGTAAAGGACGAGCAGAAGTTTGACCTCTTGATTGTGGATGAGGCCCACCGCCTGACCCGTCGACAGAATCTGGCAAGCTACGCGGCCTTTGACTCTGCTGCCCGAAAGCTCGGCCTCGACCCGGGGCAAACCGATCAATTAGACTGGATTCTGCAGAAAACCCGCCACGCGGTGTTGCTCTATGATAGTAAGCAGAGCGTAAAACCCTCTGATGTTGCAGCTAACCGTTTTAGCTCGCTGGCTCCGAAATCGCGACAGTTTGTGCTGCAGTCGCAGATGAGGGTTCTGGCCGGCAACCGTTATACCGGTTACATCGATGCCATTCTGCGCCAGCGCAATCCGCAGACCGAGAGTTTTCCGGGCTACGACCTGCGCCTGTACACCCGTTTGCTGCCCATGATCAGAGATATTCAGGGTCTGAATGAGCAGCATGGCCTCTGCCGGTTGGCAGCAGGCTTCGCCTGGGACTGGATCAGTCGAGACAATCCCGATGTTTGCGATATAGAAATAGAGGGTTGCCGGCTCAGATGGAATTCCACCACGAAGAACTGGATCAACAGCCCCAATGCTCATAGAGAGGTAGGCTGCATCCACACTGTTCAAGGTTATGACCTGAATTATGCCGGGGTCATCATCGGCCCGGAGATTACCATGGAGAATGGTCTGTTGCGCTACCATCCCGAGCGTTACAAGGACCGGCATGGCAAGCATAAATCCCTTTCCCCCTCCCGGATGGTAGACTACATTCTGAATATTTACAAAACCCTCATGACGAGAGGTATTCGGGGGACCTTCGTCTATGCTTGCGACTCCCGGCTCAGCCGCTACCTGTCGGGGTACATACCGGTGTATCAGCAGGGGCAGCACGAAGAGGCCGCAGAGGTCGCCCCGGACTACAGCGTGGAATAG